In the Piscinibacter sp. XHJ-5 genome, one interval contains:
- a CDS encoding antibiotic biosynthesis monooxygenase translates to MERRIIARHWRGIAKPDAASAYIDHLRAETFPALRELPGFIDAAILRRDVPQGVEFLVVTHWISIDAIRAFAGDPVDIAVVPTKVEHMMVEYDRMVRHYEVAEAASQGAA, encoded by the coding sequence ATGGAGCGACGCATCATCGCGCGCCATTGGCGAGGCATCGCCAAGCCCGACGCCGCCTCGGCCTACATCGATCATCTGCGAGCCGAAACCTTTCCGGCACTGCGCGAGCTGCCCGGTTTCATCGATGCCGCCATTCTTCGCCGTGACGTGCCCCAAGGGGTGGAATTCCTGGTGGTCACGCACTGGATCTCCATCGACGCCATCCGTGCGTTCGCCGGCGACCCGGTCGACATCGCCGTCGTGCCGACGAAGGTCGAGCACATGATGGTCGAGTACGACCGCATGGTCCGTCACTACGAGGTCGCCGAAGCGGCGTCCCAGGGAGCAGCGTGA
- a CDS encoding DUF2277 domain-containing protein, with the protein MCRNIKTLFNFEPPATEEEIRAASLQFVRKLSGFNSPSKANQAAFDRAVEDVAAAAGVLIGSLVTTADPRDREIEAARARARSAARFG; encoded by the coding sequence ATGTGCAGGAACATCAAGACCCTCTTCAACTTCGAACCTCCCGCCACCGAGGAGGAGATACGCGCCGCTTCGCTGCAGTTCGTGCGCAAGCTCAGCGGCTTCAACAGCCCGTCCAAGGCCAACCAGGCCGCCTTCGACCGCGCGGTCGAAGACGTCGCCGCCGCGGCCGGCGTGCTGATCGGCTCGCTCGTCACCACCGCCGATCCGCGCGATCGCGAGATCGAGGCCGCGCGTGCCCGTGCCAGATCAGCGGCGCGCTTCGGTTGA
- a CDS encoding GNAT family N-acetyltransferase, producing MPSIRLLQPSDSLVELTTLLHRAYASLARMGLNYTAVDQTPETTAQRIQGGTCWVATHGASLVGTLLAQPTHAKSNCEYFTRPGVACVHQFAVDPDHQGRGLGRQLLQLAEQWAADRGYTELAMDTAEPATHLVELYGRLGYRPVGSVQWRGKVYRSVVLSKPLVAGITPP from the coding sequence ATGCCCAGCATTCGTCTGCTGCAGCCCTCGGACTCGCTCGTCGAGCTCACCACGCTGCTCCACCGTGCCTACGCCAGCCTCGCGCGCATGGGCCTCAACTACACCGCCGTGGACCAGACACCCGAGACGACCGCGCAGCGCATACAAGGCGGCACCTGCTGGGTGGCCACGCACGGTGCGTCGCTGGTCGGGACCCTCCTCGCCCAGCCCACCCACGCGAAGAGCAACTGCGAGTACTTCACGCGCCCGGGAGTCGCCTGCGTCCACCAGTTCGCCGTCGACCCGGATCACCAGGGCCGCGGGCTGGGACGACAGTTGCTGCAGCTGGCCGAACAGTGGGCCGCCGACCGCGGATACACCGAGCTCGCCATGGACACTGCCGAGCCGGCGACGCACCTCGTCGAGCTGTACGGCCGGCTCGGCTACCGCCCGGTGGGCTCGGTGCAGTGGCGCGGCAAGGTGTATCGCAGCGTCGTGCTGAGCAAGCCGCTGGTCGCCGGCATCACCCCTCCATGA
- a CDS encoding GNAT family N-acetyltransferase, giving the protein MNAQDLPSFTVHDDVPADEGRMVDDGLGRYNESAAPLHEVRPLSCFARTASGQVIGGAVGRTWGECCELQQLWVEEPLRGRGIGTRLVREFEHRAAERGCSTFYLETFSFQAPGLYRSLGYEPKLELHGYAPGIVKYIMVRAVARAER; this is encoded by the coding sequence ATGAACGCCCAGGACCTCCCCAGCTTCACCGTCCACGACGACGTGCCTGCGGATGAAGGCCGCATGGTCGACGACGGCCTGGGTCGATACAACGAATCGGCGGCGCCGCTGCACGAGGTGCGGCCGCTGTCCTGCTTTGCCAGGACAGCGTCGGGGCAGGTCATCGGCGGCGCGGTCGGGCGAACCTGGGGCGAATGCTGCGAGCTGCAGCAGCTGTGGGTCGAAGAACCCCTGCGCGGTCGCGGCATCGGCACGCGGCTGGTCCGCGAGTTCGAGCACCGCGCCGCCGAGCGCGGCTGCAGCACCTTCTATCTCGAGACCTTCAGCTTCCAGGCGCCCGGCCTGTACCGCTCGCTGGGCTACGAGCCGAAGCTCGAGCTTCACGGATACGCGCCGGGCATCGTCAAGTACATCATGGTCCGCGCAGTGGCGCGAGCTGAGCGATGA
- a CDS encoding GNAT family N-acetyltransferase, whose product MNIRPALANEAERLSTIALAAKGRWPYSPAQIDAWRADLTLAPESISALHVHVAEVRGEVVGFYALDHPGDELQLEHLWVHPDHVGQGIGRGLLAHALQLAAEHGASEIAIDADPHAEPFYLACGARRVGTVAAPIEGSPQRARPQLRLATRIPVFAVGTLRALEFGAADVPALQAFFDANPDYFVGATGQPAEQDEALRELNDSPPAGWSYTKKWLLGFVDDRGALAGVANVWSDFLVEGTWHIGLFIVASSLHGSGTAQALHGGLEHWMRNAGGRWIRLGVVKGRERAERFWQRMGYTEVRQRTSIAMGQRVNDLRVMAKPLGDAGLDVYLARMARDNPGAP is encoded by the coding sequence ATGAACATCCGTCCCGCGCTCGCGAACGAGGCCGAACGTCTGTCGACCATCGCCCTCGCGGCGAAAGGCCGCTGGCCTTACTCGCCGGCGCAGATCGACGCATGGCGAGCCGACCTGACGCTCGCGCCGGAATCGATTTCCGCCCTGCATGTCCATGTGGCCGAGGTCCGCGGCGAGGTGGTCGGTTTCTACGCGCTCGATCATCCCGGCGACGAGTTGCAGCTCGAGCACTTGTGGGTCCATCCCGACCACGTCGGACAAGGCATCGGGCGCGGGCTGCTGGCACATGCCCTGCAACTGGCCGCCGAGCACGGCGCGAGCGAGATCGCCATCGACGCCGACCCGCATGCCGAGCCCTTCTACCTCGCCTGCGGCGCCCGCCGCGTCGGCACGGTGGCTGCGCCCATTGAGGGATCGCCGCAGCGGGCAAGACCGCAGCTTCGCCTGGCGACACGCATCCCGGTCTTCGCGGTCGGCACGCTGCGTGCGCTCGAGTTCGGTGCGGCGGACGTGCCAGCGCTGCAGGCCTTCTTCGACGCCAATCCCGACTACTTCGTCGGCGCCACCGGCCAGCCCGCCGAGCAGGACGAAGCGCTGCGCGAGCTGAACGATTCGCCTCCCGCCGGCTGGTCGTACACGAAGAAGTGGCTGCTGGGCTTTGTCGACGACCGCGGCGCGCTGGCCGGCGTGGCCAACGTCTGGTCCGATTTCCTCGTCGAAGGCACCTGGCACATCGGGCTGTTCATCGTCGCGTCGTCGCTGCACGGCAGCGGCACTGCCCAGGCCCTGCACGGCGGGCTCGAGCACTGGATGCGTAACGCGGGCGGACGCTGGATCCGCCTTGGCGTGGTCAAGGGACGCGAGCGGGCCGAGCGCTTCTGGCAGCGCATGGGCTACACCGAGGTCCGCCAGCGCACCAGCATCGCCATGGGACAGCGGGTCAACGACCTGCGCGTGATGGCCAAGCCATTGGGCGACGCCGGCCTGGACGTCTACCTGGCCCGCATGGCTCGCGACAACCCCGGTGCGCCGTGA
- a CDS encoding nuclear transport factor 2 family protein, with protein MSLSAIDVVREYWRLMATNNFHAVGAVLADDYVMDWPLSNERLRGRERFAAMNSEFPAHGPWRFEVHRVVGNDSEAVSDVSVTDGVQHGRAISFFTVRDGRIHRQVEFWPEPYEPPANRKHLMEPIE; from the coding sequence ATGTCCTTGTCTGCCATCGACGTGGTGCGCGAATACTGGCGACTCATGGCCACCAACAACTTCCACGCGGTCGGCGCGGTGCTGGCCGATGACTATGTGATGGACTGGCCGCTGTCGAACGAGCGCCTGCGCGGCCGCGAGCGCTTCGCAGCGATGAACAGCGAATTCCCTGCGCACGGCCCGTGGCGCTTCGAGGTGCACCGCGTCGTCGGCAATGACAGCGAGGCGGTGTCCGATGTCAGCGTCACCGACGGCGTGCAGCACGGCCGGGCCATCAGCTTCTTCACGGTGCGCGACGGCCGCATCCACCGGCAGGTCGAGTTCTGGCCCGAACCTTACGAGCCGCCTGCCAATCGCAAGCACCTGATGGAGCCGATCGAATGA
- a CDS encoding glutathione S-transferase family protein, giving the protein MSETEGLHTLYGSQGSGSAAVEVALERTGAPFRIIRASSWEPDSALGELEKLNPLRQVPTLQLPDGSVLTESAAILVHLGLSFPASGLLPADATARAQSIRGLVFITANCYSAISIIDFPERWIADPDEAANERIRRAARGRLHQHWQMFADTFAARPFLSGDEPGALDFLAAVVSRWSGTRPHLRTHRPEFLSVLERIEAHPSVASVFARHWP; this is encoded by the coding sequence ATGAGCGAGACGGAAGGCCTGCACACCCTGTACGGCAGTCAGGGATCCGGTTCCGCGGCCGTCGAGGTGGCGCTGGAGCGCACCGGCGCGCCGTTTCGCATCATCCGCGCCTCCTCGTGGGAGCCCGACTCGGCGCTCGGCGAGCTCGAGAAGCTCAATCCGCTGAGGCAGGTCCCGACGCTGCAATTGCCCGACGGCAGCGTGCTCACCGAAAGCGCCGCCATCCTCGTCCACCTGGGGCTCTCGTTCCCCGCGTCGGGGCTGCTGCCCGCCGACGCGACTGCCCGCGCCCAGTCCATCCGCGGCCTGGTGTTCATTACCGCCAACTGCTACTCGGCCATCAGCATCATCGACTTCCCCGAGCGCTGGATCGCCGACCCCGACGAGGCGGCGAACGAACGCATCCGCCGCGCGGCCCGCGGGCGCCTGCATCAGCATTGGCAGATGTTTGCCGACACCTTTGCCGCGCGCCCCTTCCTCAGCGGCGACGAGCCCGGCGCACTCGACTTCCTGGCCGCCGTCGTGTCCAGGTGGTCCGGCACGCGGCCGCATCTGCGAACGCACCGCCCCGAGTTCCTTTCGGTGCTCGAGCGCATCGAGGCGCATCCTTCGGTGGCATCGGTATTCGCGCGGCACTGGCCGTGA
- a CDS encoding YihY/virulence factor BrkB family protein: MDQKAPAAQVLQHPGAFALQTLKAFRANQGLLLAGAVAYYALLSIVPLLILFVIALSHVIDQAELLETLAHYLEWLLPGQSQAIVGELKNFLDHRDVIGWVLFATMLFFSSLAFTVLENAMSVIFIHRVAVRRRHFVISALLPYCYILSLGVGMLIVTLVSGSLQAMGQESVQFQGHRWSLGGVSGVLLYLVGVSGEVFVLTSVYLVMPVGRLSLRHALIGAVTATLLWEVTRHLLVWYFATLSQVNLVYGSLTTAIVVLLSLEIGATLLLFGAQVISEYERLGREPLKVEPEPMKTEKV; this comes from the coding sequence ATGGATCAGAAGGCACCGGCCGCGCAGGTCCTTCAGCATCCCGGCGCCTTCGCGCTCCAGACGCTGAAAGCCTTTCGAGCCAACCAGGGCTTGCTGCTGGCGGGCGCCGTGGCGTATTACGCGCTGCTGTCCATCGTGCCGCTGCTCATCTTGTTCGTGATCGCGCTGTCGCACGTCATCGACCAAGCCGAGCTGCTGGAGACGCTGGCCCACTACCTCGAGTGGCTGCTGCCGGGGCAGTCCCAGGCCATCGTCGGCGAGCTGAAGAACTTCCTCGACCATCGCGACGTGATCGGCTGGGTGCTGTTCGCGACCATGCTGTTCTTCAGCTCGCTGGCCTTCACCGTGCTCGAGAACGCGATGTCGGTGATCTTCATCCACCGCGTGGCCGTGCGGCGCCGGCACTTCGTGATCTCGGCGCTGCTGCCGTACTGCTACATCCTCAGCCTGGGCGTCGGCATGCTGATCGTCACGCTGGTGTCCGGCAGCCTGCAGGCGATGGGCCAGGAAAGCGTGCAATTCCAGGGCCACCGCTGGTCGCTGGGTGGTGTGTCGGGCGTGCTGCTGTATCTCGTCGGCGTCAGCGGCGAGGTGTTCGTGCTGACCTCGGTGTACCTGGTGATGCCGGTGGGTCGCCTGTCGCTGCGTCATGCGCTGATCGGGGCGGTGACGGCGACCCTGCTGTGGGAGGTGACGCGCCATTTGCTGGTGTGGTACTTCGCGACGCTGTCGCAGGTGAACCTGGTGTACGGGTCTCTCACCACCGCCATCGTCGTGCTGCTGAGCCTGGAGATCGGCGCCACGCTGCTGCTGTTCGGGGCGCAGGTGATTTCGGAGTACGAGCGCCTGGGTCGCGAGCCGCTGAAGGTGGAGCCGGAGCCGATGAAGACCGAGAAGGTGTGA
- a CDS encoding DNA polymerase Y family protein, with product MLWVALHLPLLSLESFATTLAPLGEEAGPAPIALVDAHHIVSANDSAQSLGVKSGLKRATALALAPHIVLGQADALRDLQAITAVAHAALAFTPSVTLEPAGDPQAAPHTVLLEVHSSLRYFGGKRPLLRRLQSQLRPLGHRVHCATAPTAQGAALLARLPEAPEGRHAVDLAALNRLLDAAPVWLLGPGREHWEALQGMGLHCLSDLQGLPRSGLARRFGEPLLAEIDRARGLQPDPRTWISLPDRFESRLELFARADTTEQVLHGAAILLARLVAWAGAQHAQVRRFTLHMQHEPRHRRDTATPADSTLEIALAEPSRDIAHLLVLLRERLARLQLAAPTLELRLSCADIARGAPPNGELFPTAKSEREGLIRLVERLQARLGHEQVQRLSLVEDHRPECATAVERAEASLRASRVARPPPPAGPRRPVWLLAEPELLHERQLRPLLEGQPLQLLCGPERIETGWWDAALAERDYFIAQAGDGALVWIYRARLPSAGQGWFLQGRFG from the coding sequence ATGCTGTGGGTCGCCCTGCATCTGCCCCTGCTGTCGCTGGAGTCCTTCGCGACCACCCTCGCCCCGCTGGGGGAGGAGGCGGGCCCGGCACCGATCGCGCTGGTCGATGCGCACCACATCGTCAGCGCCAATGACAGCGCGCAATCGCTGGGCGTCAAAAGCGGGCTGAAGCGTGCCACCGCGCTGGCGCTGGCGCCCCACATCGTGCTCGGGCAGGCCGATGCGCTGCGCGACCTGCAGGCCATCACCGCGGTCGCTCATGCGGCGCTGGCCTTCACGCCGTCGGTCACACTGGAGCCGGCGGGTGATCCTCAGGCAGCGCCGCACACCGTCCTGCTTGAAGTGCACTCCAGCCTGCGCTACTTCGGTGGAAAACGGCCCCTGCTGCGCCGGCTGCAGTCGCAGCTGAGGCCGCTGGGGCACCGGGTGCACTGCGCCACCGCGCCCACCGCCCAGGGCGCGGCGCTGCTGGCGCGCCTGCCCGAAGCGCCCGAAGGCCGACACGCGGTCGACCTGGCCGCGCTGAACCGCCTGCTCGACGCCGCGCCGGTGTGGCTGCTCGGCCCGGGCCGCGAGCACTGGGAGGCGCTGCAGGGCATGGGCCTGCACTGCCTGTCCGATCTGCAGGGCCTGCCCCGCAGCGGGCTGGCGCGGCGCTTCGGCGAGCCGCTGCTGGCCGAGATCGACCGGGCGCGCGGTCTGCAGCCCGATCCGCGCACCTGGATCAGCCTGCCCGATCGCTTTGAGAGCCGGCTCGAACTCTTCGCGCGGGCCGACACCACCGAGCAGGTGCTGCACGGCGCCGCCATCCTGCTGGCACGACTGGTGGCCTGGGCCGGGGCCCAGCATGCGCAGGTGCGCCGCTTCACCTTGCACATGCAGCACGAGCCGCGCCACCGCCGCGACACCGCCACGCCGGCCGACAGCACGCTGGAGATCGCACTGGCCGAGCCTTCGCGCGACATCGCCCACCTGCTGGTGCTGCTGCGCGAACGGCTGGCGCGGCTGCAGCTGGCCGCGCCGACGCTCGAACTGCGTCTGAGCTGTGCCGACATCGCCCGCGGCGCCCCGCCCAACGGCGAGCTCTTTCCCACGGCCAAGAGCGAACGCGAAGGACTGATTCGTCTGGTGGAGCGGCTGCAGGCGCGGCTGGGCCACGAGCAGGTGCAGCGTCTGAGCCTGGTGGAAGATCACCGGCCCGAATGCGCCACCGCGGTGGAAAGGGCCGAAGCGTCGCTGCGCGCATCACGCGTCGCGCGGCCGCCACCGCCGGCCGGCCCGCGGCGACCGGTGTGGCTGCTGGCCGAGCCCGAGCTCCTGCACGAGCGCCAGCTGCGCCCGCTGCTCGAGGGTCAGCCGCTGCAACTGCTGTGCGGCCCCGAGCGCATCGAGACCGGCTGGTGGGATGCGGCGCTGGCCGAGCGCGATTACTTCATCGCACAGGCGGGCGACGGGGCGCTGGTGTGGATCTATCGGGCGCGGCTGCCGTCGGCGGGGCAGGGCTGGTTCCTGCAGGGGCGATTCGGGTGA
- the imuA gene encoding translesion DNA synthesis-associated protein ImuA: MDAMPPVAASPPAAVFAGTRHPGLAAELRPARVRVEAPEVLHPALWLGHQLGRHTDQAVSSGFAALDAQLPGGGWPRRVLSELLLPHPGIGEIRLLGASLAAIQQAGRLVMMFDPPHALSGWALSQLGLEVAQLLVVHTRCKVVAGSDSLWALEQALKSGHVGAVVAWLPPRLRAERLRRLQLAAQAHDGPAFVFREMAAQQRPTAAPLRLALRAGGADTLQLRLLKRRGPPLDTPLQIALPPVLSASAHSRAEAAVRAEPAPSALQTATFINLAA; encoded by the coding sequence ATGGACGCCATGCCCCCTGTCGCTGCTTCTCCTCCTGCTGCGGTGTTCGCCGGCACCCGCCATCCGGGGCTGGCAGCGGAACTGCGTCCCGCGCGGGTGCGTGTCGAGGCGCCGGAAGTCCTGCATCCCGCCCTGTGGCTGGGCCACCAGCTCGGCCGCCACACCGACCAGGCCGTGAGCAGCGGATTTGCAGCGCTCGATGCGCAATTGCCAGGCGGAGGCTGGCCGCGCCGGGTGCTGAGCGAGCTGCTGCTTCCGCATCCCGGCATCGGCGAAATCCGCCTGCTCGGCGCCTCGCTCGCGGCCATCCAGCAGGCCGGGCGGCTGGTGATGATGTTCGATCCGCCGCACGCCCTGTCGGGCTGGGCGCTGTCGCAGCTCGGGCTCGAGGTGGCGCAGCTGCTGGTCGTGCACACGCGCTGCAAGGTGGTGGCCGGCAGTGACAGCCTGTGGGCGCTCGAGCAGGCGTTGAAAAGCGGCCACGTGGGCGCGGTGGTCGCCTGGCTGCCGCCGCGGCTGCGCGCCGAGCGGCTGCGGCGGCTGCAGCTGGCAGCCCAGGCCCACGATGGTCCCGCCTTCGTGTTCCGCGAGATGGCGGCGCAGCAGCGTCCTACCGCGGCACCGCTGCGGCTGGCGCTGCGCGCAGGAGGCGCCGACACCCTGCAGCTGCGTCTGCTGAAGCGGCGCGGCCCGCCGCTCGACACCCCGCTGCAGATCGCATTGCCGCCGGTGCTGTCGGCTTCGGCACACAGCCGCGCCGAAGCCGCTGTCCGGGCCGAGCCGGCCCCGTCTGCGCTGCAGACGGCCACCTTCATCAACCTCGCGGCATGA